ATGAATGGGCTTGTAAAGGCCCCTCAGCCAGGTTGGAGCCCAGGGTAGCAGGAAGGTGGAGAACCCCATAAGCcactagaagagagggaaaaTGGATGAGGATTCAGTGTACCAGCTGGACTAGACCAAGGCCAAGGCAGCCGGTGGCAGAGCTAGGGGCAGCTGAGgaggaggctgggtggggaaagggCATTCACAAGTGGTAGCACCTACCTGGCAAGAGAAGAGCACAACAGCTGtcagccccacccagctgtgcagcgAGTACATGTTGGCAATGGTCCGGGCTTTGTGGTAGCTGAAGACAGCAACAAGCCCCAACACGGCCAGGAGGAaggccaccagggccagggctgcgtGAAGCAGCTTCCAGGGCAGCTTGGAGCCCCTCCTGGAGAGAGGCAGGCGGTACACCAGCGCCgctgaggggaaaggggagagacaGGGAGGTTCATCACCCCCCTGGCAAAGGAATAGTCCCATGGCTGAGGCGGGAGGGCTCCCACGTACCTGCACCGTACAGCACCACCATGCCCATTACCATGAAGACTGGGTGCCAGTTAAACATCCTGGCAgtgccatcccagccaaagccccCACGCCAGTGGTAGCACCAGAAGCCTGTGAGCCCCACGCAGAGGATCCCCACAACACCCAGCAGGATTGAGAAAGGCAGTAACCTCAAAGTGGGCATCGTGCCACTGAAAGAGACCACACCTGAGGAAGCAACATAACAAGGATAGAGTCACTGCACAGCCCCTCACCCCCTTTCCCCTACCTGTCACCTGGTTGGGCTCTGCAACCCCTCATCTGCCCAGCCAGCCTTCatccagctctgccagctgcccAGTGCCACCCTGATGACAAAAGAACCACATGAAGGCACAGCCTCCAAGCCAACCTGCTGaaggcagccagggagcaggggtggggagagagagcagaggcTGTCCTGTAACCACCCAGAACTGCCCCTTTGCCACA
This genomic window from Alligator mississippiensis isolate rAllMis1 chromosome 2, rAllMis1, whole genome shotgun sequence contains:
- the LOC102565817 gene encoding lysosomal membrane ascorbate-dependent ferrireductase CYB561A3 isoform X4 codes for the protein MPTLRLLPFSILLGVVGILCVGLTGFWCYHWRGGFGWDGTARMFNWHPVFMVMGMVVLYGAAALVYRLPLSRRGSKLPWKLLHAALALVAFLLAVLGLVAVFSYHKARTIANMYSLHSWVGLTAVVLFSCQWLMGFSTFLLPWAPTWLRGLYKPIHVFFGCAIFMLAIAASISGINEKLFFSLNNATVLYSSLPPEAWFANTLGLLIVVLGWMVLWALSKPAWKHPELDSPEAQQPLPEEDK
- the LOC102565817 gene encoding lysosomal membrane ascorbate-dependent ferrireductase CYB561A3 isoform X1, giving the protein MPPGFFCLLADPSGFLGTPWPAALWLKVFQFKVMFPPPTGRISEMSWEPGVWDVLSNCCWAGVVSFSGTMPTLRLLPFSILLGVVGILCVGLTGFWCYHWRGGFGWDGTARMFNWHPVFMVMGMVVLYGAAALVYRLPLSRRGSKLPWKLLHAALALVAFLLAVLGLVAVFSYHKARTIANMYSLHSWVGLTAVVLFSCQWLMGFSTFLLPWAPTWLRGLYKPIHVFFGCAIFMLAIAASISGINEKLFFSLNNATVLYSSLPPEAWFANTLGLLIVVLGWMVLWALSKPAWKHPELDSPEAQQPLPEEDK
- the LOC102565817 gene encoding lysosomal membrane ascorbate-dependent ferrireductase CYB561A3 isoform X2; the protein is MSRGASGREAEVVGGVGPRLRPRREAALMSRDSSAEASTASWNYSPRRAPRWNRKQGVVSFSGTMPTLRLLPFSILLGVVGILCVGLTGFWCYHWRGGFGWDGTARMFNWHPVFMVMGMVVLYGAAALVYRLPLSRRGSKLPWKLLHAALALVAFLLAVLGLVAVFSYHKARTIANMYSLHSWVGLTAVVLFSCQWLMGFSTFLLPWAPTWLRGLYKPIHVFFGCAIFMLAIAASISGINEKLFFSLNNATVLYSSLPPEAWFANTLGLLIVVLGWMVLWALSKPAWKHPELDSPEAQQPLPEEDK
- the LOC102565817 gene encoding lysosomal membrane ascorbate-dependent ferrireductase CYB561A3 isoform X3, with product MPPGFFCLLADPSGFLGTPWPAALWLKVFQFKVMFPPPTGRISEMSWEPGVWDVLSNCCWAGVVSFSGTMPTLRLLPFSILLGVVGILCVGLTGFWCYHWRGGFGWDGTARMFNWHPVFMVMGMVVLYGAAALVYRLPLSRRGSKLPWKLLHAALALVAFLLAVLGLVAVFSYHKARTIANMYSLHSWVGLTAVVLFSCQWLMGFSTFLLPWAPTWLRGLYKPIHVFFGCAIFMLAIAASISGINEKLFFSLLCQRKINEAAI